In Aythya fuligula isolate bAytFul2 chromosome 25, bAytFul2.pri, whole genome shotgun sequence, the DNA window tagcaggggaaaaaaaactgcaaaggGGGAGAATGAGGGAAAGAGACAGCAGAAGCAATCTATTAGGAGATACAAAATAATGGAATGAAGtgagaacagagcagaagagaGTCTTAAAAACGGGAACAAGAAAGACGAATTTACTTTAGGGACCAGAACAGTAAAAAGGAAGACGTTTAAGAGCATATTCTGGAGTGATAATTAAGATTTGAATAGTAATGGTTAAAGTGCTGTGTGTAAAAAGGCAGAGTCAAGGTGTGATATGTATaaggcagctgcagccatgGCTGTTCTACTTTTTTGTAGGTCTGGATTGGGTTCAATAGCGGGGGTGAGCACTATGTGACAGGAGGGGGATAAATCAAGAAGGAGGAAGACGAGAAGTCTGGGAGTAGGGAATCTTCTAGCCAAACCTGAATGCCTGAGCTTTTGTCTGGGCAACTGTTACAGTCCAGGCTACAGCAAAGTTAGAGAGCTCTCTTTTGCTAGTCCTGGGAATTGAAagattcataaatattttaaagggcTGTAGTTGGCTGGAATTAAGGCGATGGCCAGTAAGTTACTTGCAGGAACGTGTGTGATCTGAAGATGTCAGTGGTTttagacttcaaaaaaaaaaataaataataataataatacaaaggACTATAGATGAAATAGACCCTTGGTTACTTTAAACCTGcctccatccccccccccctttttttttttttttggcccctCTCTAGGTTAGTGTAGGGGCATGAATAGCATCGCAAGCCTCTCCAAAGCTCAGTTAAGACTGTAGAAATGCCTTTTGACCCTGAGGACTTTGCTCGTAGTACCAGATACAGTGAATTGAGCTTTGCTGCTTGAGAACTCCttccaaaataaacaacatgGTGTTTCTTCTCCTAGCTCTTCTCTTAGGAAACGCAGTCAACACCTAACATCACGGAGGCCCAGCATGAATGTTAACTGTGCTGGTGGGACAGACTGGTCAAGAAATCTGGAGTCGAGCTGCTCTGTGGAAGATGTAGCTGCAGCAGACCACGAGTCAGGAGAAAGTAATGTGGTGCTAGGAGGTCATAGCCCATCTGCAGGTCCTAGAACTGAGGGTGAGGATAATGTCTTTACCTTATGCTAATCTTCAAGGGAGGTgtggtgtggggtttttttgtttgtttttttttggggggggcggGGGTGTTCAATTTTTAGCTATGTGTTACTTGTCAGCATTAGGCATACTGTGTTCATGTATTCCTGGCCTTCTTTAATTCTTGTGCTCCTGCTCTTTAGCAATGGAATCCATCTCGATTTAATAAGTAGCATTAAGCATAGGGTAATTCTTTATCCAAAATGCAATTGCTGGCTCAGTTTGAAAATACAGCCTAGCCTTATGTCATGTAACATCATTCTGACAGTTATGTATATTGACATTCTTTGCTATTGTATGATTTGGCTTTCTCATTGCAGTACAAAGCATTACTATTAAACAAAGTTTTTCAGCAAACTATATTTTACCTCTACAGTATTTGTCTCTATCAGGTTTAGATTCTGAATGCCGATATACTGCTTGTCCAGTGAGTCCCCAGATCAGCAATATGTTGTCTGCTTCTGAAGATACACACAACTGTCATTTTCAAGATGGAAGTAAAAGACagactgaatattttaatagccAGGAACGCCATGGATGCACCGCTTTGTCTTCAAGCATCAACTCACAGACAGTGACTCCAGAGAAAGTGACACTTGTGGTAGATGGCACTCGATTTGCAGTGAACCCACAGATTTTCACTGCTCACCCTGATACTATGCTGGGAAGGTAGATTATTTCCACCATTTTCAAGACACCTCAAGAGGGTCAAATGCTTGCTGAAGTGTAATAAACCTGTAATGTTTGTGTTGTGATCTCATCTGTATGCACAAGGGAAGCAAGTCTGACCTCATTCAGAACCTGCCTGTTAGTAAGGCCTTGAAGACGTGACCAGATGTAGAGAGAGCACCTTGGTAGTTCTCTAGATAACGTTTCTCTCTTCAGTTCTCTTCCTTCAAACTGGGCATGTCTAGCTAGACAAGGTTTGCTTTTGCCTTCTCCCCAAGTGTTTGCCTTGCTCATAAGTAGTACACCTGTTGACAACTGATAACTTAATTCCTTCCGTAATGGGCAAAAAGATCATGCTTCATCTCCTCCTGCTGTTATCTTATAGTACTGTCCCATGGAAGAAGTCATTCGTCTCCCTGTAAGATGCATTAGAGATTGGACCCCTTTAATgtaaaaagaagcatttattttctgtattgcCAACACTTTCACCCCTGTCTCTTGACATAGAGCCTGGTTCTGTTGGGCTGATGACTTGCAGGTTGTAATGTAAAGCAAGCGATCAAAAGGCATGTGACTGTTATCTTGCATATCTCCAGTGAAAGGGCTTTATCCACAGGGAGTTTTCTGACCCAGGGTTGAATGATCTGTTTCTTTGAGCTGTGACTTGTTCCATGCAATACAGTAGCTATAGCGACAGAGTCCAGCTGTAGCAGGATTTAGCTGAGACAgctcttttgtttatttactatGTAAGAGATTTGAGTATTTGTTTCAAGTTACTGTGTATAGGTGTCActcctggttttgtttaaacTCAATGTACCTATTGGTCTTTAGAAagaatgaatttaaatttaCTTGTGCACTTATGTAAACTTATGTATATCTGTTCAGAATGTTCGGACCAGGAAGAGAATATAATTTCACCAGGccaaatgaaaaaggagaatatGAAATTGCAGAAGGAATTAGCTCAGCTGTGTTCCGGACTGTGCTGGTAAGATGATGTTTGCAGActagaggggaggaaaaaaaaaaaaacaaaacacacaactgaTTTGTCACATGTGCAAAGCTGAGCTATCTCCCAGGCAGCTGCATACCCCCAGGACATATTCTTTTACTACTGTTTTGCATTGTGATTATGAAAAAGTAGTCAATTTTGGTGTGAGTCAACATCACAGATATTTGTTCATGTTGCCTTTTACTTTTCCCGTGTCATAATGTTGTAGTTCCTGGGCTCTATTCTGCCTTTGTAGTTACCTATAAATGCACATTGCATATGAGATGTTATGAAATTCTACGTCACAGGAAGAATTTTTTACTGGAGCTCACAGTTTATCAGACCCTAGAGGATCTGTGAAGAGATGTAGGTATGTTCTCAGACAGGCAGGGCTGTTTCTACTGTTCACTGAAactcaacaaacaaaaagtgttcatcaacaaaacaaaaagctaattaaaaatgatCAGTTCacactatttttaaatttctcacCCAAAACTGTCCTTTTATTTGCAGGATTATTACAAAACTGGAATCATTAACTGTCCTGATGGAATTTCCATCCCAGACCTTAGAGACACATGTGATTATCTCTGCATAAACTTTGACTTCAACACAATCAAATGTCAGGATTTAAGTAAGTATAAAGATAAAATCAGCTCTTCTGAGATCATCTGCATGGTGTTGAGCGCTATCATACTGATTCAGTGTGGTTCTTACATGCTTTAGTCTAAACATGAGGGTGTGGACTCCACTAGTATGTGTTGCATTTAaccagcttcctttttttttttttttttttttttttcttcatcaacCAAAAGTGAACTGATTTAATCCTACAGAACACAGacattttgctcagaaaagcaaactgaaattgTAAAAATTCTTCCCAGTCTCTTATGAGAGGAGAGTAGAAGAGCTTGCTGTTACAGCCAAGTAAAATGAAGGGTAAAAGCAGGTTTATAATCCCCATCTAAAACATACCAGAAAATTGAGGATAATTTAAGCAGAAAGATGTAGGTGCGAAAAACACTCAGGTAGGAAAGCAGTAGAGAGTTCTTAGTCATGAAGAAATCTGATTGGGAGAAGCTTTTTGGAGGGTATACtgggtgaaaaaaagaaaaagtacttcTAATGTAGCCAAATCGGTAAAAGGTCCTATGCTGAAATGGGACGTGATATCATAGCACAGGCCTTGTAATTTCTGACTGTTCTGATGAACAATCACAGACAAGGCAGAAAATGTGCGTTCAAGGTCAGAGATGATTGCTGGAAATTTAAGGATAAAAACTAACTTGTCTCTTATTTCACTTTCTTGATTGGaccttggtgttttttttttatggtaataTAATGGTTCTAAGGTATAATTTGCATCCCATCCCAAAATGCAGTCtcatatttgattttatttccagttctaGAGACTAATGATGCATCTGAACATATATTGAGGAGTTTCTGTAATGAAGAATGAGGGCTGTGCTCTTGACTGTATTAGGAAACTGTAGGTCTGGGACATATTTTCATActgtatgcatatgtatacatgtatgtgtaaaaaaaaaaaaaaaaaaaaaaggctcatcATGTAATGTATGCCTTATTAGGTGCTCTGTTACATGAGCTCTCCAATGATGGTGCTCACAAGCAGTTTGACAGCTACCTGGAGGAGCTAATTCTGCCTATAATGGTGGATAGTGCTAGGAAAGGGGAACGTGAATGCCATATCGTCGTGCTGACAGATGAAGACACTGTGGACTGGGATGAAGATCATCCACCTCCAATGGGCGAGGAGTACTCACAAAGTAAGGACTCTACgttggagctgctggctgcttgttCTGTTCACACACAGACATATGGCCACTAGGACCCATTGCCTAAACAGTAGTCTTTCTCCTGGTGGAGAGGCTGGCATATGATGTCCTGTTTTGTATGTTCCCTCTGAATTGGCTGCTGCTAGAGCCAGGATACCAATCTGTCTAGTTACAGCTTTAGTTTGAGTGCCTGCACTGGTAACAGACAGTGCTCACTgcattttttgcatttgtttactgcccccccccccccccccccagcctttTGCTGGCTCCCTGGTGACTGAATACTCTTCTTTATACACCCATCACCACCTGTCTATCCAGAACGTAATGTGTATCACTACACTGCCACCAAGGAATCATAGCTAAACCTAGTGATGAGAAGCAGTTACTGGAAACCAGACCTGCTTTTTTGTCACCCCCACAGCTGAGAGTGTGTAACAGGGTGAAGGTCCTTCCTTGCAGGTTCTAATaaccctttttatttctcaagtCCTTTACAGTTCCAAACTGTACAGATTCTTTAAGTACATTGAGAACCGTGATGTTGCAAAAGCTGTGTTAAAGGAACGGGGTCTCAAAAATATACGCATTGGAATTGAAGGTAAAGTATTTCCTCAGCAAGGGAAACTGTAAAACTGGTGAATGTAGTGTGTAAAACCTGTTTTCCTCCAGGTTTGTGTCAGGGGAGGGCTCCCATGGGGGTTTTGTGGTGTACTGCAGACTGTAATGCGTGGAGGGGTACCAATAGCTCTCTTTTACTaagcctttatttttgttaaattactAAAAACTGAGCATCTTCCTTATCATGTTACACAGAAATTGGGCAAGAGGCTTAAAAGCTAAGGGAAAATATCCTGTACCTGTAAAATTTGTCTCTTtaggaagataaaaataaaaccttgcaTCCAGCATTCCTGCTGGTCCCTTAGAGAGCTTTAAGAACATTGTGCTACGTCCTGGGAGACTGTTGTACTTTCATGCTGTCAACCAGCACTACAAAGGACAGGCAGGTTCTTTTAGGGGTCCTTGGAGAATGAGTACTGGCTACAGGGTTGCAGTTACAGTTAAGAAATTTAGTATTAGATAAAATGTTAGCAAGCAGTGTAGTTTATTATTAGTGTAGTGCAGAATTTCTAGAATTCTTAGTTACACAGGCATTTCAGTTACCTGGACCAGAACAGGTCAAAATATTATTAACTATTGTGTGAAACAGTAATCAAAACCTAGACCTTGATTTTACCTCAAAGAACATAAATTACTCAGTCCTCAGATGAAGGAGATGAAGATGGAGGCATCTGTGGTCACAGGGGGATCATAGATTGTGCTGTCCAGTAGCAGTTTAGGTCTAAGTCCCACGTGCTTTATGCTTCGTGATTTTATAGGCCCTATCTCATGAGCTTTTATGCCTTGGTTCCGTGACAGGTGTCACCACATTCTGGCAACCCAGCACCTGGGCTTTGATTATGCTAATGGATTAATTACCCTGTTAATGGGTGTCCCCATACCCtggcagcagaaagggaaagataAAGCAGGGGGGATGATGCATAATCAGCCTGTTTACATGTTAGGAATGTTTGCCTTATCATTGGTTATTCTAACTGTATTACCAGGGGTCAGAAGCAGGGGGTACAGGTGACATGCCCACAAAATGGCTAATGCTGTGCAGCCATTGATTTTATGACTAATCACAGTGCTACATCATCttttcaggggaaaagaaagcagtctTGTAAGTCAGTGATGGTAAATGTGAGATGTGAGCATTTGTCTACTCATTTCACCATGCCCCTGTAATCACTCCTACATAGCTGTTCTTGTATGTATGATCCTTTAGTGCAACTGATTGACTGTCTGTGTTTTCAGGATATCCCACCTGTAAAGAGAAGGTGAAAAGGAGGCCTGGCGGTCGGTCGGAAGTGATATACAACTATGTTCAACGGCCATTCATCCAGATGTcctgggaaaaggaagagggcaAAAGCCGTCATGTTGATTTCCAATGTGTTCGGAGCAAATCTCTAACAAACTTAGTCACTGTGGGTGATGACGTTTCAGAGGACCATGAGGTTATAATGCATCACCCCCCACAGGTAGATGAACTCGATAGGCTAAACGCACCATTCTCCCAAATGGCTGTTAACGATCTACCAGATTAGTCATGGCTCAGGGTGCATAGCGCTGCTTGATGTGGGAACATCTCAGCATAGTTTCATCCCAGGAGATGGAACAAAGACTTCTTGCAAGGTGCTTTATTCTCATTCATCCTCTTACTGTGTtgttgtatttcatttaaagcatGTTAATAAACATCCACACTCCCTAATATATTTGTGCAATCAAAAGCAACATCTCTTCAAACAAAGAGAAATTGTCATTTGTTTCCACTTAAAAGGCTTCCAGACTGGTGAGTGCTGAATATTTTGCCtaaacttcaaaaagaaaagcagaagtatttAGAAATGACATGAGAGAGGAAATTCTGGGCCTGTTGAAACCAAGCTTTCCTTTACCAATAGGCACTTATGTTTGCTCTTGTGATAATCAGCACCAAACATCAAAGCAAAGGAGATGATACTCTTTTATCAACCAACAGAAATGTTGCATGCTTATGGCAACAAAATACTGAGTGTGGGGGAATCTGTTTACACTGACACCTGGCTTTGCATCCAGCATATACTACTGTTTTAGGGAAGGATGGAACTAGTTTAATAGGAATGTATGCCTGCTCACAGGAATTTCCTGTATATACTTCTGCATAAGATGGTATCACGGTTTTCTGAGAAATTGTTAAATTGATTAAAACAAGGAGACtatactgaaggaaaaagccAAAAGGAAGACTAGCTGATTTTTATCAACAAAGTCTGTTTAGTAGCCTAAAAGAAGCTTTTGAGAGGTGGCTGTGCATATTAAAGATTTTCAGTTGTATCCCATCCTtgttaagacaaaaaaaaaatccagtggaGCTGAGTAAAATCCCTGACAGCATAAACCTTAGTCAAAATTTCCATGGATTCTCTAAGAAACACTACTCACAGGGCCTGTTGCACCTTTAAAAGGCAAGCTACTTTCTTCCCAGTTTGGAACTGATGGGACCCTTTTGCAGTCAGGCAGGTAAGAAATATCAGTAGTAAATGAGACTTAGTAGAAAAAAGTGCTGGGAACAACTCTACTCTGCTTCTCCAAATGTGTTACAGGACTCTGTATTTAAGGCTCTGTTCATTTTAGATTTGAGGCCAATGGAGCTGTGACTAAGTATAAACATACTCCAGGCTTCTCTGAATTGTGGAAcggggttagaagggaccttaaagatcatctagttccagcccTCTTGCGATGGGCACAgtacctcccaccagaccaggttgctcaaaaccccatccaacctggccttgaacacttccagggatggggcatccacagcttctctggccaacctgttccagtgcctcaccagtctcagagtaaagaatttcctccttacaCCCAATCTAAACCTACTCTATTTTAGCTTTAAGCCATTAGTCCTTGTCCTATCCGTACACCCCCTGACGAAGAatccctcctcagctttcttGAAGCCCCTTgtaggcactggaaggctgctgtaaggtctccccagagtctcctcttctccaagcagAACAACCCAAATGCCCTCAGCCTTTGTTGGAGATGTGCTCCAGCACCttcatcatcttggtggccctcctctggacttgttctgacaggtccacatctttcttatgctgggggccccaaagctgaaagcaggactccaggtgaggtctcatgagagcagagcggaggggacaatcccctccaTCACCCTGCttgccatgctgcttttggtgcagggtacagttggctttctgggctgcaagcgccCATTGCTGGCTCGTGCtcagtttttcatccaccagtacCCCCAGGGCCTTCTCTTCAAGGATGTTCTCTTTCTACTCATCTGTATTTgtgctgtatttgtgcttgggattgccccgacCCAGGTGCAGGCCCTTGcgcttggccttgttgaacctcatgagatTTTcccaggcccacctctcagtcttgtccaggtctctctggatggcatcccttccctccagtgtgttgaCCACACCATGCAGCTCGGTCTCCTCAGCAAACTTGCcaagggtgcactcaatgccacTGTCCATGTCGCTGACAAAGATGCCAAACAGCGCCGGTCCCAGTACTGACTGCTGGGGAACACAATtcatcactggtctccacctggacatcaAGCTGTTGACTGgaactctttgagtgcaaccacCCAGCCAGTTCCTTACCCACTGAATGGTCCTGCCATCAAATCCGTATTTCTCAGCTTTAGAGACAATGATACtatgggggacagtgtcaagtgctttgcacaagtccaggtaggtGATGTCAGCTGCTCTTCCGCTATCCACCAATGCTACGACCCCATCATAGAATGCCACCAGATATGTGAGGCAcgatctgcccttagtgaaacCACGTTGGCCATCACCAGTCACCTCCTTactttccatgtgccttagcagaGTTTCCAGGAGggtctgctccatgatcttgcgAGGCACAGAGGTGAAAATGAGTGGCCTGTTGTTtcctgggtcttccttttttccctttttaaaaatgggtgttacgtttcccctcttccagtcactGGAAAGTTTACTGGACTGCTACAGCTTCTCAAATATTTTGGACAATGGCTTAGCAACTTCCTCTAGTTCCCTCAGGACCTGTGGTtgtatctcatcaggtcccatggacttgtgcactTTCAGGTTCTTTAGATGGTCTTGAACCTGATCTACACTGGGCAGTTCATTGTTCTTCCAGttcctgcctttgccttctggggcCCAGACAATGTGGCTGGAGCTCTTGttggtgaagactgaggcaaaataGTTCTTAGGCCTCAGCCTTCTTCATGTCCCAGGTGACCAGGTATcctgtttccttctggagagggcccac includes these proteins:
- the KCTD20 gene encoding BTB/POZ domain-containing protein KCTD20 isoform X1 is translated as MSCHSSLRKRSQHLTSRRPSMNVNCAGGTDWSRNLESSCSVEDVAAADHESGESNVVLGGHSPSAGPRTEGLDSECRYTACPVSPQISNMLSASEDTHNCHFQDGSKRQTEYFNSQERHGCTALSSSINSQTVTPEKVTLVVDGTRFAVNPQIFTAHPDTMLGRMFGPGREYNFTRPNEKGEYEIAEGISSAVFRTVLDYYKTGIINCPDGISIPDLRDTCDYLCINFDFNTIKCQDLSALLHELSNDGAHKQFDSYLEELILPIMVDSARKGERECHIVVLTDEDTVDWDEDHPPPMGEEYSQILYSSKLYRFFKYIENRDVAKAVLKERGLKNIRIGIEGYPTCKEKVKRRPGGRSEVIYNYVQRPFIQMSWEKEEGKSRHVDFQCVRSKSLTNLVTVGDDVSEDHEVIMHHPPQVDELDRLNAPFSQMAVNDLPD
- the KCTD20 gene encoding BTB/POZ domain-containing protein KCTD20 isoform X2, producing MLSASEDTHNCHFQDGSKRQTEYFNSQERHGCTALSSSINSQTVTPEKVTLVVDGTRFAVNPQIFTAHPDTMLGRMFGPGREYNFTRPNEKGEYEIAEGISSAVFRTVLDYYKTGIINCPDGISIPDLRDTCDYLCINFDFNTIKCQDLSALLHELSNDGAHKQFDSYLEELILPIMVDSARKGERECHIVVLTDEDTVDWDEDHPPPMGEEYSQILYSSKLYRFFKYIENRDVAKAVLKERGLKNIRIGIEGYPTCKEKVKRRPGGRSEVIYNYVQRPFIQMSWEKEEGKSRHVDFQCVRSKSLTNLVTVGDDVSEDHEVIMHHPPQVDELDRLNAPFSQMAVNDLPD